From the Calonectris borealis chromosome 4, bCalBor7.hap1.2, whole genome shotgun sequence genome, one window contains:
- the TLR2 gene encoding toll-like receptor 2, with protein MTTHTWRVWAICMVLAANLSEEQVLKQACPSCDATQLCNCSSMGLDFIPSGLTGKITVLNLAHNRIKHIRSQDLQQAVNLRALLLQSNEISSIDKDSFRSLGKLELLDLSNNSLAHLSPAWFGHLFSLQHLHLQGNFYRDLGESSPFSNLRNLSSLHLGNPRFSTIRQGNFEGIALLNKLWIEGGNLSQYEPGSLKSMKKIDHMIINLRSINVFSAIVRDLLHSVTWLEVRKIAFSIPAEMQVLRVMSSSFAKKISFKQTLLTDATVPGIVSILGDMPKLVEVEMIDCRLLGTGRWEMQIQVNQSQTVRVVTIEKLSIEKFYLFTDLQDVEGLLSLLTKVTVENTKVFLVPCSLSQRLLSLEYLDLSANLLGDQSLEHSACQGGWPSLQTLNLSQNSLSNLEMTGKSLSHLRNLSLLDISQNNFGEIPDVCEWPKTLKYLNLSSTHIPKLTTCIPPTLEVLDVSANNLKEFGLQLPFLKELYLTKNQLKTLPGAAPIPNLVAMSVSRNKLNSFSREEFESFKKMELLDASDNNFICSCEFLSFIHHQAGIGQVLVGWPDKYVCDSPLAVRGARVGAVHLSLMECHRSLMVSLICALVFLVILVLVAVGYKYHAVWYLRMTWAWLQAKRKPKRAPPKDICYDAFVSYSENDSDWVENIMVRELEQACPPFRLCLHTRDFVPGKWIVDNIIDSIEKSHKTLFVLSEHFVQSEWCKYELDFSHFRLFDENNDAAILVLLEPIQSKAIPKRFCKLRKIMNTKTYLEWPPGEEQQEMFWFNLKIALKS; from the coding sequence ATGACTACACACACCTGGCGAGTGTGGGCCATCTGCATGGTCTTAGCTGCAAACCTCTCTGAAGAGCAAGTGCTGAAGCAGGCTTGTCCTTCATGCGATGCCACTCAGCTTTGCAACTGCTCTTCCATGGGCTTGGACTTTATTCCCTCCGGGCTCACAGGCAAAATCACAGTGTTAAACCTGGCCCACAACAGGATAAAGCACATCCGATCCCAGGACCTGCAGCAGGCTGTGAACCTGagagccctgctgctgcagtCCAACGAAATCAGCTCAATAGACAAGGACTCATTTCGCTCCCTTGGGAAACTGGAGCTCTTGGACTTATCAAATAACAGCTTGGCTCACTTGTCCCCTGCGTGGTTTGGGCACCTTTTttcactccagcacctccaccttCAAGGGAACTTCTACAGAGACCTGGGGGAAAGCTCCCCCTTTTCTAACCTGAGGAACCTGAGCTCTCTCCACCTGGGCAACCCACGGTTCTCCACCATAAGGCAAGGGAACTTTGAGGGCATTGCGCTTCTCAACAAGTTGTGGATTGAGGGTGGCAATCTCAGTCAGTACGAACCGGGAAGTTTGAAATCGATGAAGAAGATAGATCATATGATCATAAACCTAAGAAGTATTAATGTATTCTCAGCAATTGTCAGGGACCTTCTGCACTCTGTCACTTGGTTAGAAGTGAGAAAAATAGCATTCAGTATACCTGCCGAAATGCAAGTATTGAGAGTCATGTCGtcttcttttgcaaagaaaatttcttttaaacagaccTTATTAACAGATGCTACTGTGCCTGGGATTGTCAGCATTTTAGGAGACATGCCAAAATTAGTGGAGGTGGAGATGATAGACTGTAGACTCTTGGGAACTGGACGATGGGAAATGCAAATTCAAGTAAACCAATCACAGACTGTTAGAGTTGTGACAATAGAGAAATTATCTATagaaaaattttatttgtttacagATCTTCAGGATGTGGAAGGTCTACTATCTCTGCTTACCAAAGTCACAGTTGAAAACACCAAGGTCTTTTTGGTACCATGCAGCCTTTCACAACGTCTTCTGTCATTAGAGTATCTTGACCTTAGTGCGAATTTGCTTGGAGACCAGAGTTTGGAGCATTCGGCCTGTCAGGGTGGTTGGCCCTCACTACAAACTCTAAATTTAAGTCAGAATTCACTGAGTAACTTAGAAATGACGGGTAAAAGTTTGTCTCATCTAAGAAACCTAAGTCTCTTAGACATTAGCCAAAATAATTTTGGTGAGATTCCAGATGTGTGTGAATGGCCAAAAACCCTGAAATATTTAAACCTCTCCAGCACTCACATTCCTAAACTAACGACTTGCATTCCCCCTACGCTGGAAGTTCTGGACGTTAGCGCTAACAACCTGAAGGAGTTTGGACTGCAACTCCCATTTCTGAAAGAGCTGTACCTCACAAAAAACCAGCTGAAGACCTTGCCCGGTGCCGCACCCATCCCTAACTTAGTGGCCATGTCAGTCAGTAGAAACAAGCTCAACAGTTTCTCCAGGGAAGAGTTTGAGTCCTTCAAGAAAATGGAGCTTCTGGATGCCAGCGACAACAACTTCATCTGCTCCTGTGAATTCCTGTCCTTCATCCACCACCAGGCTGGGATAGGCCAGGTGCTGGTGGGGTGGCCGGACAAGTACGTCTGTGACTCTCCCCTGGCAGTGAGAGGGGCGCGGGTTGGAGCCGTGCACCTCTCCCTGATGGAGTGCCACAGGTCCCTCATGGTGTCGTTGATCTGTGCCCTGGTGTTTCTGGTCATCCTCGTCCTCGTGGCCGTCGGCTACAAGTACCACGCGGTCTGGTACCTGAGAATGACCTGGGCATGGCTCCAAGCCAAGCGGAAGCCCAAGCGAGCCCCCCCGAAGGACATCTGCTACGACGCTTTTGTCTCCTACAGCGAGAATGACTCCGACTGGGTGGAAAACATAATGGTGCGGGAGCTGGAGCAGGCCTGCCCCCCCTTTCGGCTCTGCCTCCATACGCGGGACTTTGTGCCCGGGAAGTGGATCGTGGACAACATCATCGACTCCATAGAGAAGAGCCACAAAACGCTCTTTGTGCTGTCCGAGCACTTTGTGCAGAGCGAGTGGTGCAAATATGAGCTGGACTTCTCGCACTTTCGCCTCTTTGACGAGAACAACGATGCAGCGATTCTCGTCCTCCTGGAGCCCATCCAGAGCAAAGCGATTCCCAAGAGGTTCTGCAAGCTGCGGAAGATCATGAACACAAAGACCTACCTGGAGTGGCCTCCTGGtgaagagcagcaggagatgtTCTGGTTTAATTTGAAAATAGCTCTAAAATCCTAG
- the LOC142081994 gene encoding toll-like receptor 2 type-2 encodes MQYTSKMFNQTKHKQRTTHTWRVWAIYMVLAANLSEEQVLKQACPSCDATQLCNCSSMGLDFIPSGLTGKITVLNLAHNRIKHIRSQDLQQAVNLRALLLQSNEISSIDKDSFRSLGKLELLDLSNNSLAHLSPAWFGHLFSLQHLHLQGNFYRDLGESSPFSNLRNLSSLHLGNPRFSTIRQGNFEGIALLNKLWIEGGNLSQYEPGSLKSMKKIDHMIINLRSINVFSAIVRDLLHSVTWLEVRKIAFSIPAEMQVLRVMSSSFAKKISFKQTLLTDATVPGIVSILGDMPKLVEVEMIDCRLLGTGRWEMQIQVNQSQTVRVVTIEKLSIEKFYLFTDLQDVEGLLSLLTKVTVENTKVFLVPCSLSQRLLSLEYLDLSANLLGDQSLEHSACQGGWPSLQTLNLSQNSLSNLEMTGKSLSHLRNLSLLDISQNNFGEIPDVCEWPKTLKYLNLSSTHIPKLTTCIPPTLEVLDISANNLKEFGLQLPFLKELYLTKNQLKTLPGAAPIPNLVAMSVSRNKLNSFSREEFESFKKMELLDASDNNFICSCEFLSFIHHQAGIGQVLVGWPDKYVCDSPLAVRGARVGAVHLSLMECHRSLMVSLICALVFLVILVLVAVGYKYHAVWYLRMTWAWLQAKRKPKRAPPKDICYDAFVSYSENDSDWVENIMVRELEQACPPFRLCLHKRDFVPGKWIVDNIIDSIEKSHKTLFVLSEHFVQSEWCKYELDFSHFRLFDENNDAAILVLLEPIQSKAIPKRFCKLRKIMNTKTYLEWPPGEEQQEMFWENLKGALKS; translated from the exons ATGCAGTACACAAG CAAAATGTTCAACCAAACAAAGCACAAACAAAGAACTACACACACCTGGCGAGTGTGGGCCATCTACATGGTCTTAGCTGCAAACCTCTCTGAAGAGCAAGTGCTGAAGCAGGCTTGTCCTTCATGCGATGCCACTCAGCTTTGCAACTGCTCTTCCATGGGCTTGGACTTTATTCCCTCCGGGCTCACAGGCAAAATCACAGTGTTAAACCTGGCCCACAACAGGATAAAGCACATCCGATCCCAGGACCTGCAGCAGGCTGTGAACCTGagagccctgctgctgcagtCCAACGAAATCAGCTCAATAGACAAGGACTCATTTCGCTCCCTTGGGAAACTGGAGCTCTTGGACTTATCAAATAACAGCTTGGCTCACTTGTCCCCTGCGTGGTTTGGGCACCTTTTttcactccagcacctccaccttCAAGGGAACTTCTACAGAGACCTGGGGGAAAGCTCCCCCTTTTCTAACCTGAGGAACCTGAGCTCTCTCCACCTGGGCAACCCACGGTTCTCCACCATAAGGCAAGGGAACTTTGAGGGCATTGCGCTTCTCAACAAGTTGTGGATTGAGGGTGGCAATCTCAGTCAGTACGAACCGGGAAGTTTGAAATCGATGAAGAAGATAGATCATATGATCATAAACCTAAGAAGTATTAATGTATTCTCAGCAATTGTCAGGGACCTTCTGCACTCTGTCACTTGGTTAGAAGTGAGAAAAATAGCATTCAGTATACCTGCCGAAATGCAAGTATTGAGAGTCATGTCGtcttcttttgcaaagaaaatttcttttaaacagaccTTATTAACAGATGCTACTGTGCCTGGGATTGTCAGCATTTTAGGAGACATGCCAAAATTAGTGGAGGTGGAGATGATAGACTGTAGACTCTTGGGAACTGGACGATGGGAAATGCAAATTCAAGTAAACCAATCACAGACTGTTAGAGTTGTGACAATAGAGAAATTATCTATagaaaaattttatttgtttacagATCTTCAGGATGTGGAAGGTCTACTATCTCTGCTTACCAAAGTCACAGTTGAAAACACCAAGGTCTTTTTGGTACCATGCAGCCTTTCACAACGTCTTCTGTCATTAGAGTATCTTGACCTTAGTGCGAATTTGCTTGGAGACCAGAGTTTGGAGCATTCGGCCTGTCAGGGTGGTTGGCCCTCACTACAAACTCTAAATTTAAGTCAGAATTCACTGAGTAACTTAGAAATGACGGGTAAAAGTTTGTCTCATCTAAGAAACCTAAGTCTCTTAGACATTAGCCAAAATAATTTTGGTGAGATTCCAGATGTGTGTGAATGGCCAAAAACCCTGAAATATTTAAACCTCTCCAGCACTCACATTCCTAAACTAACGACTTGCATTCCTCCAACGCTGGAAGTTCTGGACATTAGCGCTAACAACCTGAAGGAGTTTGGACTGCAACTCCCATTTCTGAAAGAGCTGTACCTCACAAAAAACCAGCTGAAGACCTTGCCCGGTGCCGCACCCATCCCTAACTTAGTGGCCATGTCAGTCAGTAGAAACAAGCTCAACAGTTTCTCCAGGGAAGAGTTTGAGTCCTTCAAGAAAATGGAGCTTCTGGATGCCAGCGACAACAACTTCATCTGCTCCTGTGAATTCCTGTCCTTCATCCACCACCAGGCTGGGATAGGCCAGGTGCTGGTGGGGTGGCCGGACAAGTACGTCTGTGACTCTCCCCTGGCAGTGAGAGGGGCGCGGGTTGGAGCCGTGCACCTCTCCCTGATGGAGTGCCACAGGTCCCTCATGGTGTCGTTGATCTGTGCCCTGGTGTTTCTGGTCATCCTCGTCCTCGTGGCCGTCGGCTACAAGTACCACGCGGTCTGGTACCTGAGAATGACCTGGGCATGGCTCCAAGCCAAGCGGAAGCCCAAGCGAGCCCCCCCGAAGGACATCTGCTACGACGCTTTTGTCTCCTACAGCGAGAATGACTCCGACTGGGTGGAAAACATAATGGTGCGGGAGCTGGAGCAGGCCTGCCCCCCCTTTCGGCTCTGCCTCCATAAGCGGGACTTTGTGCCCGGGAAGTGGATCGTGGACAACATCATCGACTCCATAGAGAAGAGCCACAAAACGCTCTTTGTGCTGTCCGAGCACTTTGTGCAGAGCGAGTGGTGCAAATACGAGCTGGACTTCTCGCACTTTCGCCTCTTTGACGAGAACAATGATGCAGCGATTCTCGTCCTCCTGGAGCCCATCCAGAGCAAAGCGATTCCCAAGAGGTTCTGCAAGCTGCGGAAGATCATGAACACAAAGACCTACCTGGAGTGGCCTCCTGGtgaagagcagcaggagatgtTTTGGGAAAACTTGAAAGGAGCCTTGAAGTCGTAG